One genomic region from Gemmobacter aquarius encodes:
- a CDS encoding phytoene desaturase family protein, which yields MQSPDHIIIGSGINALVAGALLSLKGKRVLMLERSDVAGGCLRTEEITLPGFHHDVMAATWVLFMTSPAGAALSPHLAKHGFDYCHTVHPTAVLRPDGSSLVLTTDRAKNVATFDALATGDGTQHAADVGGIEADAPFLFSLLGGDLWSWPTLKLLIGQARKRGPRGLAAWFGTALTPARGWLESGYQSPLVQALFAPWVLHCGLTPESTYSGKMGQVVAFALEAAGAPVVKGGSGQAVKAFCALIEANGGALRTNADVAEILTANDRTTGVRLATGETIACASVLASVTPSQLTTRLLPNAVPATQAAAKSFRHGRGNFQLHYALDRPPEWLAKGLDDVALIHLTDGIDAVSKSANEAERGLLPATPTICVGQPHRLDPTRCPDGKAILWLQIPDAPRHVKGDAAGEIATNGWDEATREAFADRIEAILSRHIKDFAAIKLARTAHSPADLNALNINLVGGDPYGGLCSIDQFFLFRPFAAAPDLPKGLTLIGASTHPGPGLGGGSGFIAANRLAKRGRA from the coding sequence ATGCAGTCCCCCGACCACATCATCATCGGCTCCGGCATCAACGCGCTTGTGGCGGGGGCTTTGCTCTCGCTCAAGGGAAAGCGCGTCTTGATGCTGGAACGCAGCGATGTGGCGGGGGGCTGCCTGCGAACCGAGGAAATCACCCTGCCGGGCTTCCACCATGATGTGATGGCCGCCACCTGGGTGCTGTTCATGACCTCGCCCGCAGGCGCGGCACTCAGCCCGCATCTGGCGAAACACGGGTTCGACTATTGCCACACCGTCCATCCCACCGCCGTGCTGCGCCCTGACGGGTCGTCGCTGGTGCTTACCACCGACCGCGCCAAGAACGTTGCCACCTTCGACGCCCTCGCAACGGGCGATGGCACCCAGCACGCCGCCGACGTGGGCGGGATCGAAGCCGACGCGCCTTTCCTCTTCTCGCTGCTCGGCGGCGACCTCTGGTCTTGGCCCACGCTGAAACTGCTGATCGGACAGGCCCGCAAACGCGGCCCGCGCGGGCTTGCCGCATGGTTCGGAACTGCCCTTACCCCCGCACGCGGCTGGCTCGAGTCGGGCTACCAAAGCCCGCTCGTCCAAGCCCTTTTCGCCCCGTGGGTGCTGCATTGCGGGTTGACCCCCGAAAGCACCTATTCCGGCAAGATGGGCCAGGTCGTCGCCTTTGCTCTCGAAGCCGCAGGCGCGCCCGTGGTCAAGGGCGGCTCGGGTCAAGCCGTCAAAGCCTTCTGCGCCCTGATCGAGGCGAACGGCGGCGCACTCCGCACCAATGCCGATGTCGCCGAAATCCTGACCGCGAACGACCGCACCACAGGCGTGCGCCTTGCCACCGGCGAAACCATCGCCTGCGCTTCCGTCCTCGCCTCGGTCACGCCAAGCCAACTGACCACCCGCCTTTTGCCCAACGCCGTCCCCGCCACGCAAGCGGCGGCGAAATCCTTCCGCCACGGGCGCGGCAATTTCCAACTGCACTACGCGCTCGACCGCCCGCCCGAATGGCTGGCCAAGGGCCTTGACGATGTCGCGCTGATCCATCTGACCGACGGCATCGACGCCGTCTCGAAATCCGCGAACGAGGCGGAACGCGGCCTTCTGCCCGCCACCCCCACGATCTGCGTGGGCCAACCCCACCGGCTCGACCCCACGCGCTGCCCTGACGGCAAGGCCATCCTCTGGCTGCAAATCCCCGACGCGCCGCGCCACGTCAAAGGGGATGCCGCAGGCGAGATCGCCACGAACGGCTGGGACGAGGCCACCCGCGAAGCCTTTGCCGACCGCATCGAAGCGATCCTTTCCCGCCACATCAAGGATTTCGCCGCAATCAAACTGGCCCGCACCGCCCATTCCCCCGCCGACCTGAACGCGCTCAACATCAACCTCGTCGGCGGCGACCCTTACGGCGGGCTGTGCTCGATCGACCAGTTCTTCCTGTTCCGCCCCTTTGCCGCAGCCCCCGACCTGCCAAAGGGCCTGACGCTCATCGGCGCCTCCACCCATCCCGGCCCCGGCCTTGGCGGCGGGTCCGGCTTCATCGCGGCCAACCGGCTTGCCAAACGGGGGCGCGCATGA
- a CDS encoding cyclase family protein, giving the protein MTSANVLTQLAGLLASGGIEVVDCSGTLGPETPLLKLPPDFAKDTPPIKIHRISEYDQNGPFWAWNWLELGEHSGTHFDAPHHWITGKDYPDGYTDTLNVQRLVAPVNVLDFSAECNANPDFLLTIDHVKAWEAKHGAINAGEWVVLRSDWDARAHDENLFLNADATGPHTPGPTAEVIEYLIAKGIVGWGSQCIGTDAGQAGGMTPPFPAHNLLHKNNCFGLASLANLSKLPAKGAILIAAPLKIKEGTGSPIRALALVPKG; this is encoded by the coding sequence ATGACTTCTGCAAACGTGCTGACCCAGTTGGCGGGCCTGCTCGCCTCGGGCGGGATCGAGGTGGTGGATTGCTCGGGCACGCTCGGCCCCGAAACGCCGCTTCTCAAACTGCCGCCGGATTTCGCCAAGGACACGCCGCCGATCAAGATCCACCGCATCAGCGAATACGATCAGAACGGCCCGTTCTGGGCGTGGAACTGGCTTGAACTGGGCGAACATTCCGGCACCCATTTCGACGCCCCGCACCACTGGATCACCGGCAAGGATTACCCCGACGGCTATACCGACACGCTGAACGTCCAACGCCTTGTCGCCCCCGTCAACGTTCTGGACTTCAGTGCCGAATGCAACGCCAACCCCGATTTCCTGCTGACCATCGATCATGTGAAGGCGTGGGAGGCCAAGCACGGCGCCATCAACGCGGGTGAATGGGTGGTGCTGCGGTCGGACTGGGACGCCCGCGCCCATGACGAGAACCTGTTCCTGAACGCCGATGCCACCGGCCCCCACACGCCGGGCCCGACCGCCGAGGTGATCGAATACCTCATCGCCAAGGGCATCGTCGGCTGGGGCAGCCAGTGCATCGGCACCGATGCAGGCCAAGCGGGCGGCATGACCCCGCCATTCCCGGCGCATAACCTTTTGCACAAGAACAACTGCTTCGGTCTGGCCTCGCTTGCCAACCTGTCGAAACTGCCGGCCAAGGGCGCGATCCTGATCGCGGCACCCTTGAAGATCAAGGAAGGCACGGGTTCCCCGATCCGCGCCTTGGCACTGGTTCCCAAGGGCTGA
- a CDS encoding ABC transporter substrate-binding protein codes for MKLSRRSLIKISAAGVAAGAVGLPASAQAIEELVIAYNVTLPSWDPTVGPSAVNPTIQGLYQSVFDQFILQQPDLKPAPGLLTEWGWNEDRTKVKMTVREGVTWHDGSPFTAEDVAWSLERAANPETGNPINFVWGSLTNFVVEGNTVTADVKQFDPTIFKWMYFLTGYVLPKAYYEKVGAEGFEAAPIGTGPYMVEKFERNAFVRLKANANYWGGKPDFDTVTIKFVPDAAARVAEVESGNSHVTLEMPYEEYDRLKGGPLAGVAAPISDIGMIFLNDIDVMLDPNVRKAAAHAVDKQTIIDRLLSGYGVKIDTLETPEYDAYDASITVEYSPEKAVELLAASGYSVDKPVKFKIQTTKGFKPKDYEMVQAIVGLWRKVGIEAEIEVYEIAKHYELRAADQLAPAAFYNWGNSVGDPTTSTGFAMFGPSPHSVWDGEDLIGMIGPLWGEADEAKRIEGWKAVDKFIAENALVIPLLQYVQPILHAPGVVVTPHASGALLPHLMKRA; via the coding sequence ATGAAACTCAGCAGAAGAAGCCTGATCAAGATCTCGGCGGCGGGTGTGGCCGCGGGGGCGGTTGGCCTGCCCGCAAGCGCGCAGGCCATCGAGGAATTGGTGATCGCCTATAACGTTACGCTCCCGTCATGGGACCCGACCGTGGGGCCGAGTGCGGTGAACCCGACGATCCAAGGGCTTTACCAGTCGGTGTTCGACCAGTTCATCTTGCAGCAGCCTGACCTCAAGCCTGCGCCGGGGTTGCTGACCGAATGGGGCTGGAACGAGGACCGGACCAAGGTGAAGATGACCGTGCGCGAAGGCGTGACCTGGCACGACGGGTCGCCCTTTACGGCGGAAGATGTGGCTTGGTCGCTGGAACGGGCGGCGAACCCCGAAACGGGGAACCCGATCAACTTTGTCTGGGGATCGCTGACCAATTTCGTGGTCGAAGGCAACACGGTCACGGCCGATGTGAAGCAGTTCGATCCCACCATCTTCAAGTGGATGTATTTCCTGACCGGATACGTTCTGCCCAAAGCCTATTACGAAAAGGTCGGGGCCGAGGGCTTCGAGGCTGCCCCCATCGGGACCGGCCCCTATATGGTGGAAAAGTTCGAGCGCAACGCATTCGTGCGGTTGAAGGCGAACGCGAATTACTGGGGTGGCAAGCCCGATTTCGACACGGTGACGATCAAGTTCGTGCCCGATGCGGCGGCGCGCGTGGCCGAGGTGGAAAGCGGCAACAGCCATGTCACGCTGGAAATGCCCTATGAGGAATATGACCGCCTGAAGGGCGGCCCCTTGGCCGGTGTGGCAGCACCCATTTCCGATATCGGGATGATTTTCCTGAACGATATCGACGTGATGCTGGACCCGAACGTCCGGAAAGCCGCAGCCCATGCGGTGGACAAGCAGACGATCATCGACCGGCTGCTGTCGGGCTATGGCGTCAAGATCGACACTCTCGAGACGCCGGAATACGACGCCTATGATGCGTCGATCACTGTGGAATATTCCCCCGAGAAGGCGGTCGAGTTGCTGGCGGCTTCGGGCTACAGCGTCGACAAGCCGGTAAAGTTCAAGATCCAGACCACCAAGGGTTTCAAGCCCAAGGATTACGAGATGGTGCAGGCCATTGTGGGCCTGTGGCGCAAGGTCGGGATCGAGGCGGAGATCGAGGTTTACGAGATCGCCAAGCACTACGAGCTGCGCGCGGCGGACCAGTTGGCGCCTGCGGCGTTCTACAACTGGGGCAATTCGGTGGGCGATCCGACCACTTCGACCGGCTTTGCGATGTTCGGGCCGTCGCCCCATTCGGTCTGGGACGGCGAGGATCTGATCGGCATGATCGGGCCTTTGTGGGGCGAGGCCGACGAGGCCAAGCGGATCGAGGGCTGGAAGGCCGTGGACAAGTTCATCGCCGAGAACGCGCTGGTCATTCCGCTGCTGCAATACGTCCAGCCGATCCTGCACGCGCCGGGGGTTGTGGTGACGCCCCATGCAAGCGGGGCCCTGTTGCCGCATCTGATGAAGCGGGCCTGA
- a CDS encoding MarR family winged helix-turn-helix transcriptional regulator has product MNDEAPRKPRLGEIGLSNYAPYLMNRIMGRYNASLRDEMADLGLTTPKMRVLAVLSVIEAPLIRDLAVLTVIEQSTLSRALDQLATDGMVRREADPADSRATRIHLTKAGRTTFESLWPRMADAHARMFKGIDEAERRAFVGTLQKMLANIRKHEI; this is encoded by the coding sequence ATGAACGACGAAGCGCCCCGCAAACCCCGCCTTGGTGAAATCGGCCTGTCGAATTACGCGCCTTACCTGATGAACCGCATCATGGGCCGCTACAACGCGTCCTTGCGCGACGAAATGGCCGACCTTGGCCTGACCACGCCAAAGATGCGTGTCCTTGCCGTGCTGTCGGTGATCGAGGCCCCGCTGATCCGCGATCTTGCGGTCCTGACCGTCATCGAACAATCCACGCTTTCGCGCGCGCTCGACCAGCTTGCCACTGATGGCATGGTCCGGCGCGAGGCTGATCCCGCCGACAGCCGCGCCACCCGCATCCATCTGACGAAAGCGGGCCGCACCACCTTCGAATCGCTCTGGCCCCGCATGGCCGATGCCCACGCCCGCATGTTCAAAGGCATAGACGAAGCCGAGCGCCGCGCCTTTGTCGGCACCTTGCAAAAGATGCTGGCCAATATCCGCAAGCACGAGATCTAG
- a CDS encoding phytoene desaturase family protein, whose product MKSSFDAVMIGAGHNTLAAALHLSAKGWRVGVFEGAATAGGAVKTGEYTLPGFRHDWAAMNLSLFAGSAFFKQYGAELQRHGCAFVPVARPFASSFPDGSWCGVSTDRAETMANLARLSQDDAATWARLCDGFGDEAPHLFGLLGSPMRMRALGYFIFKMLRAKGVAGTLDMGRFLLASPRAWLDETFASPRTKAMLGAWGMHLDYAPDIAGGAIFPYLEGMAGQAFGMVLGQGGADTIINALVAAIRARGGVVECDAPVARVLREGDRVTGVELADGRRVMAGRAVIAGVAPQNLSRLTGAVTPAFDKGLAAFRHAPGTMMIHLALSDLPEWRAGAALRGYAYVHIAPSLDKMARTYSQASAGLLPDEPILVVGQPTVVDATRAPAGKHTLWVQVRMAPGVIAGDAKGQIGARDWDGAAGPFAERVLDILEAHAPGTRAKIIGQSVVTPVQLQAENPNLVGGDQVCGSHHLGQHFLFRPMRGHADGSTPLAGLHMTGAAVWPGAGTGANPGYLLAQRLAGA is encoded by the coding sequence ATGAAATCGAGCTTTGACGCGGTGATGATCGGGGCGGGCCACAACACGTTGGCCGCTGCCCTGCACCTGTCGGCCAAAGGCTGGCGCGTGGGCGTGTTCGAGGGGGCGGCAACGGCGGGCGGTGCGGTCAAGACCGGCGAATACACCCTGCCCGGCTTTCGCCACGACTGGGCGGCGATGAACCTGTCACTGTTCGCAGGAAGCGCGTTTTTCAAGCAATACGGGGCCGAATTGCAGCGGCACGGCTGCGCCTTCGTGCCGGTGGCGCGGCCCTTTGCGTCGAGTTTTCCGGACGGGTCGTGGTGCGGGGTTTCGACCGACCGCGCCGAGACGATGGCCAACCTTGCCCGCCTTTCGCAGGATGACGCGGCGACCTGGGCGCGGCTTTGCGACGGGTTCGGGGACGAGGCGCCGCATCTGTTCGGCCTGCTCGGAAGCCCGATGCGGATGCGTGCGCTTGGATATTTCATATTCAAAATGCTTCGCGCCAAGGGTGTGGCGGGAACGCTGGACATGGGCCGCTTCCTGCTCGCCTCGCCCCGGGCATGGCTGGACGAAACCTTTGCCTCCCCCCGCACCAAGGCGATGCTGGGCGCATGGGGGATGCATCTGGATTATGCGCCCGACATCGCGGGGGGTGCGATTTTTCCCTATCTGGAAGGCATGGCGGGTCAGGCCTTCGGCATGGTGCTGGGCCAGGGCGGCGCGGATACGATCATCAACGCGCTGGTGGCGGCGATCCGGGCGCGGGGCGGCGTGGTCGAGTGCGATGCGCCGGTGGCACGGGTGCTGCGCGAGGGGGATCGGGTCACGGGTGTGGAACTGGCGGACGGGCGGCGGGTGATGGCAGGACGCGCCGTGATCGCAGGGGTCGCGCCGCAGAACCTGTCGCGGCTGACGGGGGCGGTGACGCCCGCTTTCGACAAGGGGTTGGCGGCGTTCCGGCATGCGCCGGGGACGATGATGATCCATCTTGCGCTGTCGGACCTGCCGGAATGGCGGGCCGGGGCGGCACTGCGGGGCTATGCTTACGTGCATATCGCGCCGAGTTTGGACAAGATGGCGCGGACCTACAGCCAAGCCAGCGCGGGGCTGTTGCCGGACGAGCCGATACTGGTGGTCGGGCAGCCGACGGTGGTCGATGCCACCCGTGCGCCTGCGGGCAAGCACACGCTGTGGGTGCAGGTGCGGATGGCGCCGGGCGTGATCGCGGGCGATGCCAAGGGTCAGATCGGGGCGCGCGATTGGGACGGGGCGGCGGGGCCGTTTGCGGAGCGGGTCTTGGATATTCTGGAAGCCCATGCGCCCGGAACCCGCGCGAAGATCATCGGGCAAAGTGTTGTTACCCCTGTGCAATTGCAGGCCGAGAACCCGAACCTTGTCGGTGGCGATCAGGTTTGCGGCAGCCACCATCTGGGCCAGCATTTCCTGTTTCGCCCGATGCGCGGCCATGCCGATGGATCGACCCCGCTGGCGGGACTGCACATGACGGGGGCCGCCGTCTGGCCGGGGGCCGGAACCGGGGCCAATCCGGGTTATCTTTTGGCGCAACGTCTGGCCGGTGCGTGA
- a CDS encoding ABC transporter permease, with product MQVFRVLLLRLATTAVTLAGVAVIVFFVIRVVPGNPIAMMLPPGATEADIAQLTALYGLDKPIWQQFLIWVSGVVQGDFGTSITTRQPVLGLVLGRLPATLELSIMALVMAVIIGGFAALVGTKRRGTRVEGAIDVANGMALSVPDFLWGLVLILLFGVLVPVFHISGRVTPSLELPFSTNFYLFESLLRLRFDLWLDIVSHMLMPALALAIPLAAIIGQLLKQSLKETMHLDYVTLARTKGYGETHVILREALRNAVLPTLTLVGVQFTFLIGGTVIIERLFSYEGLGNMAIDAVINRDLPLIQGIVILFAVIFTGVNLVVDLLYAALNPRLRHA from the coding sequence ATGCAGGTCTTTCGGGTTCTTCTTTTGCGGCTGGCGACGACGGCGGTGACGCTGGCGGGGGTGGCGGTCATCGTGTTCTTCGTGATCCGCGTGGTGCCGGGCAATCCGATTGCCATGATGCTGCCTCCGGGGGCGACGGAGGCGGATATAGCACAACTGACCGCGCTTTACGGGTTGGACAAGCCGATCTGGCAGCAATTCCTGATCTGGGTTTCGGGGGTGGTGCAGGGGGATTTCGGCACCTCGATCACCACGCGGCAGCCGGTGCTGGGGCTGGTTCTCGGGCGGTTGCCTGCGACGCTGGAGCTTTCGATCATGGCGCTGGTGATGGCGGTGATCATTGGCGGTTTTGCGGCGCTGGTGGGGACCAAGCGGCGCGGGACGCGGGTGGAGGGGGCGATCGATGTCGCCAATGGCATGGCGCTATCGGTGCCGGATTTCCTGTGGGGGCTGGTTCTGATCTTGCTGTTTGGCGTGCTGGTGCCGGTGTTTCATATTTCGGGCCGGGTGACGCCTTCGCTGGAATTGCCGTTCAGCACCAACTTCTACCTGTTCGAGAGTCTGCTGCGGCTGCGCTTCGATCTGTGGCTGGATATCGTGAGCCATATGTTGATGCCCGCTTTGGCGCTGGCCATTCCGCTGGCTGCGATCATCGGGCAATTGCTCAAGCAAAGCCTGAAAGAGACGATGCATCTGGATTACGTGACGCTTGCGCGCACAAAGGGCTATGGCGAGACCCATGTCATCTTGCGCGAGGCGCTACGCAACGCCGTGCTGCCCACGCTGACGCTGGTGGGGGTGCAGTTCACCTTTCTGATCGGGGGCACTGTGATCATCGAGCGGCTGTTTTCCTATGAAGGGTTGGGGAATATGGCGATCGATGCCGTGATCAACCGCGATTTGCCGTTGATACAGGGGATCGTCATCCTGTTTGCGGTGATCTTTACCGGCGTCAATCTGGTGGTCGACCTGCTTTATGCCGCACTGAACCCGAGGTTGCGCCATGCTTGA
- a CDS encoding ABC transporter ATP-binding protein, giving the protein MSFLSVRGLSARVKGGPALLRAVSLDVAAGEVRGLVGESGAGKSMIGKAVLGILPQSVQVTGGEIWLDGVDLLALPVAERRRRIGATAALIPQDPLTALNPSRRIGGQITDRLVDILGWERGRAEARALELLAEVQIAEPERVLRCYPHELSGGMRQRILIASAFAAEPKLIVADEPTTALDVTVQKQILKLIAGMQARHGTALLFVTHDLGVVSKVCQSLSVLYGGMVVEDARVRDFFAAPRHAYSAALLAATPKYTDPLASLTPVPDAVIAAVRAEVADFDGGSHG; this is encoded by the coding sequence ATGAGCTTTCTTTCGGTGCGCGGGTTGTCGGCGCGGGTCAAGGGCGGGCCTGCGCTGTTGCGGGCGGTGTCACTCGACGTTGCGGCGGGCGAGGTGCGGGGGCTGGTGGGCGAAAGCGGGGCCGGCAAGTCGATGATCGGCAAGGCGGTCTTGGGGATATTGCCGCAGTCGGTACAGGTGACGGGCGGGGAAATCTGGCTCGACGGGGTGGATTTGCTGGCGCTGCCGGTCGCGGAACGGCGGCGGCGGATCGGGGCGACGGCGGCGCTGATCCCGCAAGACCCGTTGACCGCGCTGAACCCTTCGCGCCGGATCGGGGGGCAGATCACCGACCGGCTGGTGGATATTCTGGGCTGGGAGCGCGGGCGGGCCGAGGCGCGGGCGCTGGAGTTGCTGGCCGAGGTGCAGATTGCCGAGCCGGAGCGGGTGTTGCGGTGCTATCCGCACGAGCTTTCGGGCGGAATGCGGCAGCGGATCTTGATCGCGAGCGCATTTGCGGCCGAGCCGAAGCTGATAGTGGCGGATGAACCCACCACCGCGCTGGATGTGACGGTGCAAAAGCAGATCCTGAAGCTGATCGCGGGGATGCAGGCGCGGCACGGCACGGCGCTGTTGTTCGTGACGCATGATCTGGGGGTGGTGAGCAAGGTGTGCCAGAGCTTGAGCGTGCTTTACGGCGGGATGGTCGTCGAGGACGCAAGGGTGCGCGATTTCTTTGCCGCCCCGCGCCATGCCTATTCGGCGGCGCTGCTGGCTGCGACACCGAAATATACCGATCCCTTGGCGAGCCTGACGCCGGTGCCTGACGCGGTCATCGCGGCGGTGCGGGCGGAAGTGGCCGATTTTGACGGGGGGTCGCATGGCTGA
- a CDS encoding ABC transporter permease: MLDGKGAVKRRAGVRLWLSAGWLGLLVLVAVFAPWVAPKDPLAQDLFLGRLPPFWAAGAEPGYLLGTDSLGRDVLSRIIFGARIALGVALVAGTVTCLIGAVLGVMAGFLRGWVDLVISRLIDIWMAFPPVLFSILLIAVLGPGLWSIILAIVVIDWTRFARVVRAEAMTQGAMDYVASARVAGRGRLGVMWREIVPNVLPTVVVLLTLEMGIAVIVEAILSFVNLSISTDFPTWGGMISEGRTSVYQAWWVLVFPLVALFLTVLAFSQLGEGLKDRFDPVLR; encoded by the coding sequence ATGCTTGACGGGAAGGGCGCGGTGAAGCGGCGGGCGGGGGTTCGCCTGTGGCTTTCGGCGGGGTGGCTGGGGCTTTTGGTGCTGGTGGCGGTCTTTGCGCCATGGGTGGCACCGAAAGACCCCTTGGCGCAGGATCTGTTTCTGGGCCGCTTGCCGCCGTTCTGGGCGGCGGGGGCGGAACCGGGGTACCTGCTGGGAACCGACAGTCTGGGGCGCGATGTGCTGTCGCGCATCATCTTTGGCGCGCGGATTGCGCTGGGGGTGGCGCTGGTGGCAGGAACGGTGACGTGTCTGATCGGGGCTGTGCTGGGGGTCATGGCGGGTTTTCTGCGCGGCTGGGTGGATCTGGTGATTTCGCGTCTGATCGACATCTGGATGGCCTTTCCGCCGGTGCTGTTTTCGATCCTGCTGATTGCGGTGCTGGGGCCGGGGCTTTGGTCGATCATCCTTGCCATCGTGGTGATCGACTGGACGCGCTTTGCGCGGGTGGTGCGGGCCGAGGCGATGACGCAAGGGGCGATGGATTATGTGGCCTCGGCGCGTGTGGCGGGGCGGGGGCGGCTGGGTGTGATGTGGCGCGAGATCGTGCCCAATGTGCTGCCGACTGTGGTGGTTCTGCTGACGCTGGAGATGGGGATTGCCGTGATCGTCGAGGCCATTCTGTCCTTTGTGAACCTGTCGATTTCCACCGATTTCCCGACCTGGGGGGGGATGATTTCCGAAGGGCGCACATCGGTCTATCAGGCATGGTGGGTGCTGGTGTTCCCGCTGGTCGCCTTGTTCCTGACGGTGCTGGCGTTTTCCCAACTAGGCGAGGGGTTGAAGGACCGCTTCGATCCGGTGCTGCGATGA